The Deinococcus sp. KNUC1210 nucleotide sequence GAGCGGGGCAGCTTTCATGTGGCGCTCTCGGGTGGTAGCACCCCCAAACTGATGTACAGCGCCCTGAAGGGACTGCCCGTGGACTGGGAACACGTGCATATCTACTTCTCGGACGAGCGCAGCGTGGGGCCGGACAGCGAGGACAGCAACTACCGCGCTGCCAAGCTGGGCCTGCTCGACCACGTGAGCATTCCGTCCGCGCAGGTGCACCGTATCGAGGGCGAGCGCGACCCACACGAAGCGGCTGCCGCCTATACGGCGCTGCTGCCTGCACGCCTCGACGTGGTGCTGCTGGGCATGGGCGACGACGGGCACACCGCCAGCCTCTTCCCCGACACCGAGGGCCTGCATGCCAGCGGGCGCGTGATCGCCAACTGGGTGCCAAAGCTCGATACCTGGCGCATCAGCTTCACGTTTGCCGAGATCAACGCGGCCCGCGAGCGCTGGCTGCTGGTGACGGGGGCGAGCAAGGCCGAAACGCTGCGCGAGGTGCAGAACGGCATGGGCGGTGTGGAAGGACACCCCGTGGAGGGTGTGCAGAACGCACTGTGGTATATGGATACGGCGGCAGCGGCACAGTTGAAGCTGTAAGGTTGCAACATCCTGACTTTAGAAGAGAGCTCCGCTTCTGGCAGATTGATCGTCTTCCTTCAAGCCTTTCAAACCTATCACCTGACTGATTTCTCTTTAATGTATAGCTCAATTTCAGATTTTTATAGGTGGCTATCATTCAACCGAATTCTACAGAACTCTAAACTCGACAGGAGTCTATAGTTTGTTGGGTCCATTTGTTTTCCAACAATTCATATAGAGAATCTTAGGTTTCATCCCAGCAAGAAAATGGGAGCTTCAACATCAACAGCGGCGGCTCTCCCCTTCTTCCGGGTGGGTCGCCGTTATCCTGTTCCCCGATGCCCGACGCCCGCACCCATCTCACCGATCTGGCCCTGAGCCTGGGCTTCGACGTGGCAGGCTGGGCCGACGCCGCGCCCGTGCCAGCCGACCTGGAGCACTATCAGGGCTGGCTGGACAGCGGGCGACAGGGCGGCATGGACTACCTGACGCGCCAGCTTCCGCGCCGCGCCGACCTCTCCAGTTCGCTGCCGGGCGTGGGCAGCGTGCTGGTGCTGGGTGCCGCACATTCCTTCCCCGAGCAGCCGATTCCTGCGGGTGGCGTGCGGCTGGGCCGGGTGGCCCGCTACGCCTGGACGCCCGACTATCACACGCAGCTGGAGCCGCTGCTGGAGCGCCTGAAGACCGAGGCCGAAGGGCTGGGCGTGCGGGCGCGGGGCTACGTGGATCATGGGCCGATTCTGGAACGCTCGCTCGCGGGGCGGGCCTTTCCCGGCTGGCAGGGTAAATCGGGCATGCTGCTCTCGACCTCGCTGGGCGCGTTCGTGACGCTGGCGGTGCTGCTGACCGACCTCCCCGCGCCCAAACTGCCCGCCAGCCACCCGGACCGCTGTGGACGCTGCACCCGCTGCATCTCGGCGTGCCCCACCAACGCCATCGGCCCTGATCGCCTGATCGACGCCCGCGTGTGCCTGTCGGCCCTGACCATCGAGCACCGGGGGCCGCTGCCCTGGCATCTGCGTCCGGCGGTGGGCGAATGGCTGCTGGGCTGCGACGTGTGCAGCGAGGTCTGCCCCTGGAGCCTGCACGCCGGGCCGCTCGCCACGCTGTTTCAGCCCGATCCGGAACTGGCTCACCCCGACCTGCGGCGGTTTTTTGGCGTGTCGGAACGTGAATTTCTGCGTTCCTTCGGGCATACGGCCTTCGCCCGGCCCCGGCGCAAGGGCATGGCCCGCAACGCCGCCACGGTGGTGGGCAACGAACCCGCAGCGGCGAGGACGCGACGTGCTGGACCTGGCAAGCAGCGACCCCGCCTGGGAAGTGCGCGAAGCGGCGGCGTGGGCCTGGGGACGCTGGCAGGACAGCACCGAGCTGGAACGCCTGAGACGCGACGCACAGCCCGAGGTGGCACTGGCGGCGCAGCGGGGACTGGAAGCGATGCTCTGAGCGGGTGTCTGCCACGACGAGCGAGCTGACAGAACTACCAGCCAAAAGGCCAATGCACAAAGCTCCCGCCTTCCCTACACTGGAGGGCGTGAAGCCTGCCGCCCCCCTTGCCCCACCTATCGCCCTGCTGCTGCTTGTCGGGATAGCCTCGGCGGTGCAGGCCAGAACGACGCCGCGCACGTCTGCAACGTCAATTCCGGTGTACAGGCCGGTGGTGGTCAACCGCCTTCCGCACGACCCGTCCGCCTTTACCGAAGGCTTCGAACTGGCAGGGGGCGTGCTGTACGAGGGAACAGGGCTGGAAGGCCAATCGGGCGTACGGCGCGTGGCTCCCGACACCGGCAAGCCGATGCAGACGCGGGAGCCGCCGGTTGCCGGAGTCTTCGGAGAGGGGGTCAGCGTGCTGAACGGGCAACTCTTCGAGCTGACGTGGCAGAGCGGACTTGCCTTCGTGTACGACGCCGCCACCCTCAAGGAGACGGGCCGCTTTCGCTACGACGGCGAGGGCTGGGGCCTGACCAACGACGGCACCCAGCTCATCATGAGCGATGGCAGCGATACCCTGAGGTGGCGCGATCCGTTGACCTTTACTATCAAAAAGAGTGTGAACGTGACGGCTCAGGGCATGCCAGTCACGAACCTGAACGAGCTGGAATACGCGGGCGGCTGGGTCTGGGCCAACATCTGGCTGACCACCAAAATCGCCCGGATCGACCCCAAAACCGGCAAGGTGACCGCGTGGCTGGACATATCCGAGCTGAGCCGCGAGGCCGCCAGCGACACGCTGAAAGCAGGCCGCACCCCGACCTTCGACGACGTGCCGAACGGCGTCGCCTACAACAAGGCGCGGGGAACGCTGCTGCTGACGGGCAAGCGCTGGCCCACCGTCTTCGAGGTGCGCGTGCCGGGCCTGACCGCCGGGCAGTAAGCGGGCGTCAGTGCTCGGGTGGCTGCACGGCCACCAGCCGCCCTGTAACCGCCGCCCAGATGTCCGCTTCCAGAGCGTCCGGATCGCGGGTGGCGTCCAGTACCACGAAGCGCTGCGGTTCCTGGGCCGCCAGTTCGACGAAGCCACGTTTCAGCCGCCAGTGAAAGTCCAGTCCGGCCCGCTCGATCCGGTCGGGTTCGCCCACCCGTGCCGCCCGCGCCAGTCCGGTTTCCGGGTCGATGTCCAGCAGGAACGTGAGGTCGGGCATCAGGCCACCCGTGGCCGCCGCACTCACGGCCCGCAGCGACGCCAGATCGAGGCCGCGCCCATAGCCCTGATAGGCATACGACGAATCGACGTAGCGGTCACAGACGACCACTTCTCCCCTGCCCAGCGCGGGCCGGATCACCTCCTGCACCAGCTGGGCGCGGCTGCCGCTGTAGATCAGAAATTCGGTCATGGCGCTCAGGTGGCTGCGGGTATCGAGCACCAGCGAACGCAGTTTGTCTCCGATGTCGGTGCCGCCCGGTTCGCGGGTCAGCAGATGAGGAGTGCCGCCCGCCGCCAGCCGCGCCGCCAGCCGCCGCAGCTGAGTGGATTTGCCCGCGCCTTCCGGTCCCTCGAAGGTGATGAAGAGGCCGCTCATCACAGACCCCTTCGGAACGTGCTGAAAGCTCTGCTGCTCTTCCAGGGCATCACAGACCCGTGGGAAGGTGCAGAAACTGCCACGGCAACCCGAACTGATCCTCCAGTTTTGCCGCCAGCGCCCGAACCCCGAAGACCTCGGTTTCGTAGTGACCCGCATACACCACGTTCAGGCCCAGTTCGAAGGCGTCGTGAAAGTGCTTGTGTTCCGGCTCGCCGGTCAGCAGGGTATCCAGGCCCAGCGCTGCCGCCTGCGAAATGAACTCCGCGCCGCTGCCCGACACGATGCCCAGCCGCCGCACGCCGGTTCCGCCGCCGCCGCCGTGGACCAGACAGATTTCGCCGGTCAGCTTCTGCACCCGCTCGGCAAATTCCTGCAGGGTCTGCTCGTAGGGCAGCTCACCCATCTGCCCGATCCCGGCAAAGGGGCTGGCGTCTTGTAGGCTCAGGGCCGAGGCGATCATGGCGTTGTTGCCGATTTCGGGGTGAGCGTCGAGCGGCAGGTGAGCGGCGTAGATATTCAGTCCGGCGTCCAGCGCCGTCTGAATGCGGCGGCGGTGCGGCCCTGTCACCATCAGCGGCTTGTTCCAGAACAGCCCGTGATGCACCACCATCAGGTCTGCACCGCTGGCGATGGCCTCCTCGATGCTGCGAAGGCTGGTATCCACGCTGGCCGCGATCCGGGTCACGGTCCTGTTTCCCTCGACCTGAAGGCCGTTGTTGCTCCAATCTTTGAACTCGGAAATCTTCAGATATCTGTCCAGCCAGGCGGTCACGTCGTCCAGCGCAACGCCGCCCACCCGCGAAGTCATGATCTCGGTCATGACGCTCAGTGTAGGCGAGAGAGCTTCCTTTCCCTGTAGGACAGATGCCACCGCCGACGGCTGCCGTCTTCCCTATTTCCCCGGCACCGGCTTGCCCTGCGCCTGCACTGAGGTCGGATTGAAAAAGACGATGGCGTGCGGCACCGGACGCGAGGGCACCTTGCGCGACGCGTGGCCCACTGCCAGCACCTGCGCTCCGTAGATCAGACTGGTGCTGTAGCCGCTATCCATCAGCACGGCTTCCTGCGCCCCCACCTGCTCGGCGATGCGGGCCAGACCGGCGCTGCTGACCGGGGTGATGGTGGCCCCGGCAATACCCAGTCCGTCCTTGGTGACGCCGAAGAACACACGTGGGCGCACTTCCTGGGCGTCGGAAGAGGCGTAGCGCTTCATATCGGCGGCGCTGATGGCGTGTCCGCCGCGTACCAGCCACGCGCCCGCGACAAAGGCGTCGGTCACGCCCGGCAACAGCGCCTGCACCTGCGCCTTGCTGTTCATGGTGGCCGGGCGAAAGGCCGTGACCAGAAACTGACGGTTCGACCATGCCACCAACGGGCGACCGGTGATGCGGCCCAGCAGGTAGGCGTCGGACTCGCGCAGAAAGGTGCCGTCGGCGGTGAGCAGCGGTCCCATCATGTTGGAATCGTTCGAGGCGATGGCCGCGTCTTTGAAGAAGGTGCCGTTGACGCCCGCCACCGCGCCCGACGCCTTGATGAACTGCACCACGCTGCTGCGCCACAGCACATGCCGCGACACCGGCAGGCCGCCCCGCAGCAATGCCACCTGCACACGCCCGACCTGAAGGCGCGTCATGGCGACGGGCACGCCCTCGTTCAGCGGCGTCAGGGCGCTCAGGCCGGGCAGCGCAGCCGATGTCGCGCCCAGCTGGACCGGATCGGCGTGGACGTTGGCGATTCGGACGGTCCCCGGCTGGGCACCCTGAGCCGAACCGGACGACCCCGAGTGAGCGTTCTGAACGCTGGCAGGTGTCTGAGGCACCAAGACGGTGACCAGGGGCAGGACAGGTGCGGGGCGTGGGGGCGGCGGAATCTCGACGGTCACGGTCAACTGTGGCGGCGGATAAGCAATTTGCCCGCCCCATACCTCTGGCAGCGGGGGCAACCGCAACCGCCCCTCGCGGTGGATGCCCTCGCGGCTGTCGTTGGGCGGCGCAGCCAGCACGCTGCCGCCAGCAGGCAGGGCGTGATACACCAGCGCCGCCGCGAGTGGCAACAGCAGAGCTACCGCAAACGGAACCACGAATGGTCGGAGCATTTCCTACAGTGTAGAGCGGTGCCGTGAGCAGTGGGTCAACCCGCCGCGAGACGTGGAAAATCGGCACTCGGCAGCCTGATTTTTGTACCGCGTCTACACTAATTGGTGTCACCCGGACGCTTTCTGTTACCAGGACCGTGACGACGAGCAGCTTGCACGGTAGCGTTTCCATCGGGAATACTGACCTTCAGCTAACAGGTGTTACAACTCAGAGGAGGACAGATCATGACCGTGACCACCGAACACAAAGTCGAGCAGGGCCATGCGTTCTTCCAGGGGTTGCAGGGGGCCAGCATTCACCACAACCCCAGCGTAGCGGAGCTGTATGAGGCCGCACTGCGCCGGGGCGAAGGCCATATCTCAGCGGGCGGCCCACTGGTGGTGCGCACGAACAAGACCGGACGCAGCCCCAAGGACCGCTTCATCGTGGAAGACGACCTGACCCGTGGAAGCGTGTGGTGGGGCGGTTTCAACACGCCCATCTCGCCCGACGTGTTCGACGCCCTGCTGAACAAGATGCAGGCGGCCTGCGCCGGTCAGGAACTGTTCGTGCAGGACCTCTACGCGGGCACCGACCCGGCCCAGCGCCTGGGCGTACGCTTCGTGCAGCAGATGGCGTACCACTCGCTGTTCGTCCGGAATCTGTTCGTGCGCCCCACGCCAGAGGAGCACGCCGGATTTTCCCCGACTGGACGGTACTGAACCTGCCGAATTTCCGTGCCGATCCGCAGACCGACGGCACGCGCTCCGACACCTTCATCCTGGTGAATTTCACGCGGCGCATGGTGCTGATCGGCGGCACCGAATACGCCGGAGAGAACAAGAAGGCCATCTTCGGCGTGCTGAACTTCCTGCTGCCAGAGCGCGGCGTGATGCCGATGCACTGTTCGGCCAACGTCGGTCAGGACGGTGACGTGGCGCTGTTTTTCGGGCTGTCGGGCACCGGCAAGACCACGCTGTCTGCCGACCCCGAACGCGCCCTGATCGGAGATGACGAACACGGCTGGACCGATGAGGGCGTGTTCAACTTCGAGGGCGGCTGCTACGCCAAGGTGATCGGACTGAACGAGGCGGCAGAACCGGCGATCTTCCGCACCACCCACATGTACGGCACGGTGCTGGAAAACGTGGTGATGCAGATGGATCACAGCCTCGACCTGAACGACGGCTCGCTGACCGAGAACACCCGCAGCGCCTACCCCATCGACTTTATCGACAACATCGTTCCAAGTGGGCGCGGCGGCCACCCGCAGAACATCGTCTTTCTGACAGCCGACGCCTTCGGGGTGCTGCCGCCGCTGTCGCGCCTGACGCCCGAGCAGATGATGTACCAGTTCATCAGCGGCTTTACCGCCAAGATTCCCGGCACCGAGCAGGGCGTGGCGCTACCGGAACCGACCTTCTCGACCTGCTTCGGCGCACCGTTCATGCCCCGGCACCCCGGTGAATATGCGCGGCTGCTGGCCCAGAAGGTGCAGGCGAGCGGCGCGAAGGTCTGGCTGGTCAATACCGGCTGGACGGGCGGCAGATACGGCGAGGGGCGGCGCATGAGCATCGCCCACACCCGCCGCCTGATCCATGCCGCCCTGAGCGGTGAACTGGAGAACGTGCCGTTTCAGCAGGAGGCCTTCTTTGGCCTGAAGATCCCCACGCAGGTCGAGGGCGTGCCCGCAGAAGTCCTGAACCCGCAGGACGCCTGGGCCGACGCGCAGCAGTACGCCGAGACCGCCCGCCACCTGAGCAGGCTCTTTCGCCAGAACTTCGAGCGCTTCGCCCAGGGCGTCGATCCGGCGGTCACGGCCTGCATGCCTTCCCTCGACTGAAGGTTGCTGCGGGGTGTTCCCCCGATGTAACAGGACGGCCCCTGCCGGCAGGAACCGGGAAGAGGCCGTCCTGAACAGCGTTCAGCTCTTTATGGTGGCCAGATCGGTGAGTTCAGTCAGAATGTTGAATGCCCGGCGCAGTACATTAGGGGCATGAGTGCTTTCCCTGTCACGGCTCAGCCGCGCCTAACTGAGTCCGAGTCTCCCCGCGAGCAGGCGGAACCCGAGCAAGCCACTGCGGCAGTCGAAGAAGCCGAACCGGCCCTGGTCGCCCACGCCTGTCTGACGCCCACGCCCGGACAGCCGCTCTCGGTGTACGTCGATGTCGATGAAACGCTGCTGCGCCACTACGGAACCCGGCAGATTCCTATTCCTGCCGTGATCAAGCAGGTCAAGGCGCTGTACAAGCAGGGCGCGGCGCTGTACTGCTGGAGTTCGCTGGGCGCAGACTACGCCCGCCAGTGTGCCGAGGTGTGCGGTGTGGCCCAGTGCTTCGTCGCGTTTCTGCCCAAGCCGCAGCTCATCGTGGACGATCAGCAGCCCAAAGCCTGGCGGCGCATCCTGCACGTCCACCCCAGCCAGTGCTCTTCTCAGACCACCGTGGCCGAGTACCGCGAGGCACTGAAAAAGCCCCGCCAGATCTGAACGACGCGCCAGCTTAAGAACACAACGTCAGCGGGTGCCCCGGGAAATGACTTCCAGGGCACCCGTCTTCTCGTCGGAGCGTCAGTCTTTCAGGGCTGCCCAGGCCGCCGCCACACCCACGCCGCGCTCGAAGGGCACACCCAGCGCCCCGAACGCGTCTTCCAGGATTCCGGCGATGGCAAGGGCGTCGTAGCGGTCGGCGTAGCCCATCGTAGAAAGGCGGAACACCGTATCTTCGTGCGGAGCCTGGCCCGGCAGCGCCCGTTGCCCCATCTCGGCGAGCCTCGCGGCGACAGCCCGGCCCCCGATGCCCGCCGGGGGCCGCAGCACCGCCACAGCGGGCGAGGTACGCGCTGCCCACGACGGTGCGCCCAGCGCCGTTCCAGCCGCCACCAGCGCGTCACACTTGCGCTTCTGCTCGGCCCACAGCACGTCCAGTGGCACGCTCAGGATGCGGTCGAGCGCGGTGCTCAGGGCATAGATCAGGTTGATGGCGGGCGTCTGCGGCGTATCGCCCTTCATCTGGCCCTTCAGTTCCCGTTCCAGATCGAGGTAAAAGCCCCGGCGCGTTCCCGCGATCAGCCGCGCCTGCACCTGCGGGCTGAACAACACGAAGCCCAGCCCCGGCGGGGTGGCTGTGCCCTTCTGGCTGCCCGACACGATCACGTCGATGCCCCACGCGGCAGGGCGCAACTCGGCCACCCCGTAGCTGGTCACGCAGTCGGCGATGATGATCAGGTCGGGGCTGACCGCCCGCGCTGCCTTCGCAATCGCTTCGAGATCGTGCAGCGCTCCGGTGCTGGTTTCCGAGTGCGTGATGGTCAGGGCGGCTGCACCCCGGCAGGCCTGCGCGATTTCGTCTGCGTCCAGCAGTTCGCCCCAGGGCCGCTCGACCTTCACCACGTCGTAGCCCAGCCGCGCCGCCATCTCGCCCCAGCGCTCCGAGAACTTGCCAGCCGAGGCATTGACCACCTTCGCACCCTCCGGCACCGTGCTGACGAGCGCTCCCTCGAAGGCCGCCGTGCCGCTGCCGGTCACGATCACGGCCTCGTAGGGGTCGCCCAGCAGCCGCGCCAGCTTTTCGCGGGCTTCCAGCAGCTTGGCCCGGCCCTCGGGGGCACGGTGGTGCATCTGCGGCTGCGCGAGTTCCAGCAGCACGCGAGGTTCGACTTCGACCGGGCCGGGCGCGATCAGGCGGGGTCGGTTCAGCGGCAGGTGGGCATCGTTCATGCCTGTATTCTGACGGGTTGCCGCGACCGAAGCAGCGAATTGCATAGCACCCCCGGGCATGAAGGCGGGTACGTCCTGCCATCACACAGCCCGGCAGCCCGCCCGCCACAATCAGGCATGACCCTTCCGACACGCGTGCTTCAGGGACTCGCCCTGCTGCTGCTGAGCGCTCCGGCGCAGGCTGCCCGGATCACCGTACCGGGAACGAGCGTCAGTATCGACGTTCCCGCCGGCTTCGTGCCGATGCCCAGGAGCGTGATCGACAGCAAATACTCACGCGGGGGCCTTCCACCGACCGCCGTGTATTCGACACCCGGCCCTCACTGGGAAGTGAACATCGCCTTCGCCCTGCGGGACGCCGCCCTTCCCGCCGGAGACCTGGCCCCGGTCCAGGCCGGTCTGGAACGCTCGATCAGCGCCACACCGGGCTTTCGCTGGGTGAAACACGGAATCGTCAGAGCTGCCGGGCGCGAGTGGATCGACCTGGAATTCTGGGTGGACGGAGTGGATACGCCGATCTACAACCATCTGCGCGTGACGCGCGAGGGGCAGAAGACGCTGCTGGTGACGGCCAACGTGACCAAGAAGCTGTACGCGAAGTACGCCGCTCGGCTCAACGCCGCCATGAACGGGCTGAAATGAGCCGTGAGCCCGTGCAGGCGCTTCAGCAGGCCTGGGGCTCACGGCTCACGACTGGAAGCGCTTAGACCCGCACCAGATACGCCGAGTCGATCACATCCAGATCGCGCACCGCCTGAAGCTGTTCGGCACTCAGGCCCTCGTCGAGCGTGAGCGTGAACAGTGCCTCGCCGCCCTTCTGAGCGCGTCCCAGCGCCATCCCCGCGATGTTGATGCCCCAGGTGCCCAGCAGGTTCGACAGTTTCGCCACCGCGCCCGGCTTGTCCTGATTGGACGCGATCAGGATGTACCCTTCCGGTTGCAGCTCGACGCGGAAGTCACGCAGACGCGTGAGCCTCGCGCTCTTGCCGAAGACCGTGCCGCCCACCGTGCGGATACGGTTGCGCTCTGCACCCTTCAGGGTCGCTTTCACGATCACCTCGGTGGTGTAGTCGGGGCTTTCCGGCTGCTCGCGGGTCGCCACGCTCAGACCGCGCTCGCGGGCCAGAGCGCGGGCATTGATCATGTTGGGGTGCTCGTCGGTGCTGTTGCCCAGGTAGCCGATCAGCAGGCTGGTCAGAACGGGCGTGGGATCGGCTGGGAATTCGCCCAGGAAGCTGACCTCTAGCTCACTCGCGCCCGGCAGCAGTTGAGCCAGAATCTTGCCCAGTTTGGAACCGAGATCGAGGTAGCCGCCCAGCGCCTCCATCGTCTTGGCATCAAGGGCCGGAGCGTTCACCGCGCCCTTGCTCACGTCGCCCTTCAGGGCCGCCAGCACGCGCTCGACGATCTCTGCACCCACCCGTTCCTGCGCCTCGACGGTGTTGGCTCCCAGGTGTGCGGTGATGCCCAGATTGGGCGCATGCAGAAAGATGTGATCGGCAGTCGGCGGCTCGTCCACGAACACGTCGATGCCCGCCGCAAACAGATGGCCGGAAGAGAGCGCGTCGACCAGCGCCTGCTCTTCGATGATGCCCCCGCGTGCAGCATTCACGGCAATCGCCCCTTTCCGCAGTTTCGCCAGTTCCGCCGCTCCGATCATGCCGCGTGTCTCGTCGGTCAGGGGCGTATGCACGGTGATGAAATCCACGCTGGTCAGCAGGTCGTCGAGCGTGGCTGCCCGCCGCACGTCCAGCCGCTCGAACTTGCTCTCGGGCACGTAGGGATCGTAGGCCACCACATTCATTCGCAGGCCCTGGGCACGGCTCGCCACGATGCTGCCGATGCGCCCCAGCCCCACGATTCCCAGCGTGCGGTCTTTCAGCTCCAGGCCCAGGAACTTCCGATCCCAGACGCCCGCACGGGTCTTGCTGTCGCTGCGGGTCAGGCCACGCGCCGCCGCCATCAGATGCATGATCGCCAGTTCTGCCGCCGAGACATTGTTGCTTTCCGGCGCGTTCAGTACGAGCAGGCCTCTGAGCGAGGCGTAATCGAGGTCGATATTGTCCACGCCCACGCCGCCGCGTCCGATGACCTTCAGACGCTCGCCCGCCGCGTCGATCAGCTCGCGGTCGACCTTGGTACGGCTACGGGTGATCAGGGCGTCGAATTCCGGCAGGCGGCGCAGGATGTCCTCGCGGGGCATGTTCGCCACATACTCGATGTCGTAGCCCGCATGTTCCAGGTTGCCTGGGTTCATCTCGTCGCAGATCAGCACGCGGAAGGCTTGCGGTTGGGCAGCGCCGGGGGCGGCGGGCGTGGCAGCGGGAGCAGTCATGACCTTAGCGTACTCCGTACACCAGGGCTGGGAGGTAATTTGTCTTGAAGTGTGTGCCTGCGCGTCACTCTCCGGTGTCGAACACGCCCCAGCAGATGCCGTTTCTGAGGCGCTGATCGTCCAGCACGAGTTCGCGGATCTGAGCGGGCAACTGCTCGCGCTGCCAGAGGCACTCCAGCTGCCCGGCACGCTCGCCCTCGCCTTTGGGAGCCGCTGCCCGCACAGCCTTGATCGCGTAGGCCGCCGCCCCCAGTTCGTGGGCCGCCACGTGCGCGACGACGCCCGCCTGCCCGGCAGCATACGCGGCATGCCGGGCAGCTCCGGTCAGCACCCTTGCCGCTGCCATCGCATGACCTCCTGCTGCCCGCGACTGCATCATCGTGATCTCGCCCCGCGTCCATGCCCGAATCTGCTGAAGAGCCAGC carries:
- the pgl gene encoding 6-phosphogluconolactonase is translated as MKVFVSATPEAAATLCAKHLARAAQAAIKERGSFHVALSGGSTPKLMYSALKGLPVDWEHVHIYFSDERSVGPDSEDSNYRAAKLGLLDHVSIPSAQVHRIEGERDPHEAAAAYTALLPARLDVVLLGMGDDGHTASLFPDTEGLHASGRVIANWVPKLDTWRISFTFAEINAARERWLLVTGASKAETLREVQNGMGGVEGHPVEGVQNALWYMDTAAAAQLKL
- a CDS encoding glutaminyl-peptide cyclotransferase produces the protein MKPAAPLAPPIALLLLVGIASAVQARTTPRTSATSIPVYRPVVVNRLPHDPSAFTEGFELAGGVLYEGTGLEGQSGVRRVAPDTGKPMQTREPPVAGVFGEGVSVLNGQLFELTWQSGLAFVYDAATLKETGRFRYDGEGWGLTNDGTQLIMSDGSDTLRWRDPLTFTIKKSVNVTAQGMPVTNLNELEYAGGWVWANIWLTTKIARIDPKTGKVTAWLDISELSREAASDTLKAGRTPTFDDVPNGVAYNKARGTLLLTGKRWPTVFEVRVPGLTAGQ
- the tmk gene encoding dTMP kinase, producing MSGLFITFEGPEGAGKSTQLRRLAARLAAGGTPHLLTREPGGTDIGDKLRSLVLDTRSHLSAMTEFLIYSGSRAQLVQEVIRPALGRGEVVVCDRYVDSSYAYQGYGRGLDLASLRAVSAAATGGLMPDLTFLLDIDPETGLARAARVGEPDRIERAGLDFHWRLKRGFVELAAQEPQRFVVLDATRDPDALEADIWAAVTGRLVAVQPPEH
- a CDS encoding Nif3-like dinuclear metal center hexameric protein; amino-acid sequence: MTEIMTSRVGGVALDDVTAWLDRYLKISEFKDWSNNGLQVEGNRTVTRIAASVDTSLRSIEEAIASGADLMVVHHGLFWNKPLMVTGPHRRRIQTALDAGLNIYAAHLPLDAHPEIGNNAMIASALSLQDASPFAGIGQMGELPYEQTLQEFAERVQKLTGEICLVHGGGGGTGVRRLGIVSGSGAEFISQAAALGLDTLLTGEPEHKHFHDAFELGLNVVYAGHYETEVFGVRALAAKLEDQFGLPWQFLHLPTGL
- a CDS encoding phosphodiester glycosidase family protein, whose product is MLRPFVVPFAVALLLPLAAALVYHALPAGGSVLAAPPNDSREGIHREGRLRLPPLPEVWGGQIAYPPPQLTVTVEIPPPPRPAPVLPLVTVLVPQTPASVQNAHSGSSGSAQGAQPGTVRIANVHADPVQLGATSAALPGLSALTPLNEGVPVAMTRLQVGRVQVALLRGGLPVSRHVLWRSSVVQFIKASGAVAGVNGTFFKDAAIASNDSNMMGPLLTADGTFLRESDAYLLGRITGRPLVAWSNRQFLVTAFRPATMNSKAQVQALLPGVTDAFVAGAWLVRGGHAISAADMKRYASSDAQEVRPRVFFGVTKDGLGIAGATITPVSSAGLARIAEQVGAQEAVLMDSGYSTSLIYGAQVLAVGHASRKVPSRPVPHAIVFFNPTSVQAQGKPVPGK
- a CDS encoding aminotransferase class V-fold PLP-dependent enzyme, producing MNDAHLPLNRPRLIAPGPVEVEPRVLLELAQPQMHHRAPEGRAKLLEAREKLARLLGDPYEAVIVTGSGTAAFEGALVSTVPEGAKVVNASAGKFSERWGEMAARLGYDVVKVERPWGELLDADEIAQACRGAAALTITHSETSTGALHDLEAIAKAARAVSPDLIIIADCVTSYGVAELRPAAWGIDVIVSGSQKGTATPPGLGFVLFSPQVQARLIAGTRRGFYLDLERELKGQMKGDTPQTPAINLIYALSTALDRILSVPLDVLWAEQKRKCDALVAAGTALGAPSWAARTSPAVAVLRPPAGIGGRAVAARLAEMGQRALPGQAPHEDTVFRLSTMGYADRYDALAIAGILEDAFGALGVPFERGVGVAAAWAALKD
- the serA gene encoding phosphoglycerate dehydrogenase, which translates into the protein MTAPAATPAAPGAAQPQAFRVLICDEMNPGNLEHAGYDIEYVANMPREDILRRLPEFDALITRSRTKVDRELIDAAGERLKVIGRGGVGVDNIDLDYASLRGLLVLNAPESNNVSAAELAIMHLMAAARGLTRSDSKTRAGVWDRKFLGLELKDRTLGIVGLGRIGSIVASRAQGLRMNVVAYDPYVPESKFERLDVRRAATLDDLLTSVDFITVHTPLTDETRGMIGAAELAKLRKGAIAVNAARGGIIEEQALVDALSSGHLFAAGIDVFVDEPPTADHIFLHAPNLGITAHLGANTVEAQERVGAEIVERVLAALKGDVSKGAVNAPALDAKTMEALGGYLDLGSKLGKILAQLLPGASELEVSFLGEFPADPTPVLTSLLIGYLGNSTDEHPNMINARALARERGLSVATREQPESPDYTTEVIVKATLKGAERNRIRTVGGTVFGKSARLTRLRDFRVELQPEGYILIASNQDKPGAVAKLSNLLGTWGINIAGMALGRAQKGGEALFTLTLDEGLSAEQLQAVRDLDVIDSAYLVRV
- a CDS encoding putative immunity protein, giving the protein MLALWAATCAEHVLELFEAVQPSDPRPRLALQQIRAWTRGEITMMQSRAAGGHAMAAARVLTGAARHAAYAAGQAGVVAHVAAHELGAAAYAIKAVRAAAPKGEGERAGQLECLWQREQLPAQIRELVLDDQRLRNGICWGVFDTGE